A section of the Corynebacterium auris genome encodes:
- a CDS encoding glycoside hydrolase family 32 protein, giving the protein MGETLHAFYQHDPAFPGGAKRTGWGHAVTTLGEGTWRHLRDALYPDFLYDRNGCYSGSAAVDGERMVLLYTGNVKAGGERRATQNLVEVGDINGPAGGYFRRSPANPIIAGPAPGFTAHYRDPHVTRAADGSWRMVLGAQRVGGTGAAVMYTSEDLEAWDFAGAIEFAGLSPNAAAAYMWECPNLLRLTDEETREERDVLVICPQFPDVDECGYIVGTLTGTHFAVETDYTPLDYGHEFYAPQLINAGEGALMLGWMGLPGRDDTPSVDAEGWVHQLTLPRRVRLRGGRLYQELVLPAGADMLVERFRVGPEPRRAQLFDATGAAPLTITWTPGEGGRGTLALDKGGLPRWAECAFGEVLVTADGVEVTAADGEVAFSSAVFSTEGAPWQRLDVQ; this is encoded by the coding sequence GTGGGGGAGACGCTGCACGCGTTTTATCAGCACGACCCCGCCTTCCCCGGCGGTGCGAAGCGCACCGGCTGGGGCCACGCCGTGACCACGCTCGGCGAGGGCACGTGGCGGCACCTGCGGGACGCGCTCTACCCGGACTTCCTCTACGACCGCAACGGGTGCTACTCCGGCAGCGCCGCCGTGGACGGGGAGCGGATGGTCCTGCTCTACACCGGCAACGTCAAGGCCGGGGGCGAACGCCGCGCCACCCAGAACCTCGTGGAGGTCGGCGACATCAACGGCCCCGCCGGCGGGTACTTTCGCCGCAGCCCCGCCAACCCGATTATCGCGGGCCCCGCCCCGGGCTTTACCGCCCACTACCGCGACCCGCACGTCACGCGCGCAGCCGACGGGAGCTGGCGGATGGTTCTCGGCGCCCAGCGCGTCGGCGGCACCGGCGCGGCGGTCATGTACACCAGCGAGGACCTGGAGGCGTGGGACTTCGCGGGCGCAATTGAGTTCGCGGGGCTCAGCCCCAACGCTGCCGCGGCGTACATGTGGGAGTGCCCCAACCTGCTGCGCCTGACGGACGAGGAAACCCGCGAGGAGCGGGACGTGCTGGTAATCTGCCCGCAGTTTCCGGACGTCGACGAGTGCGGCTACATCGTTGGCACGCTCACGGGCACCCACTTCGCGGTGGAGACCGACTACACCCCGCTCGACTACGGCCACGAGTTCTACGCGCCGCAGCTCATCAACGCGGGCGAGGGCGCGCTCATGCTCGGATGGATGGGGCTGCCCGGCCGCGACGACACGCCATCGGTTGACGCCGAGGGGTGGGTCCACCAGCTCACGCTGCCGCGCCGGGTGCGCCTGCGCGGCGGGCGGTTGTACCAGGAGCTCGTGCTGCCGGCCGGGGCGGACATGCTCGTCGAGCGCTTCCGGGTCGGCCCCGAGCCGAGGCGGGCCCAGCTTTTCGACGCCACCGGCGCCGCACCCCTCACCATCACCTGGACCCCGGGCGAGGGCGGGCGCGGCACGCTTGCCCTGGACAAGGGCGGCCTGCCGCGGTGGGCCGAGTGCGCGTTCGGAGAGGTGCTGGTCACCGCCGACGGGGTGGAGGTCACGGCCGCCGACGGCGAGGTCGCGTTCTCCTCGGCGGTGTTTAGCACCGAGGGCGCGCCGTGGCAGCGCCTCGACGTGCAGTAG